The following is a genomic window from uncultured Draconibacterium sp..
CATAAAAACAACTACATTTTACGACAAAGGGAAAGAAATTCTTGACGGGTTTCTGGAAGAATGCCAAAAGCAAGGCAAAGACAAAACAATGCTTAGCCACAAGCAATTAGATGCTATTGAAGAGATGGAAGAGCTTACCGAAAAAACAGCATCTCCACTTCAATTTCTTGAGCACAGTTTGCATGGATGGGTAGCTTTCATAATTCTACCATTATTTGCTTTTGCAAATGCCGGAGTAGTTTTTAGTTTTTCGGGCGATACCAACACAACGCTGGCTAGTAACATTGGGCTAAGCCTGATAATTGGAAAATTTGTGGGAATTTTCCTGATTTCATTCCTGGCAATAAAGTTTAAAATTTCAGAACTGCCTAAAAATGTAAAATTCACCAGCTTGGCCGGCGTGTCCTTCCTGGGTGGACTAGGATTTACCATGTCGTTGTTTATTAATAACCTGGCATATACTGATGATGTTCTTATAGATTCCGCTAAAATCGGAATTTTACTCGGATCGTTTGTTGCAGGTTTACTCGGATATTTGTTGCTGAGATTTTCAGCAGGCAAAAAAAATCCTTCGGCTAATTAGCCGAAGGATTTTCTTAAAACTGAATAATTTTTCTTGTTCTAATTAAGAATCATTTCTAAATATCCTGTCTCCTCTGTTTCTAATGTTTCGTAGCATCGGGCAAAATCAAGGATATTCTGTACCGACCGTTCTGATGGTTCATACTCCATCTCTACTGATTTTTTCTCAGCTTTACGCTGAATGTTGTTTACAAAATAAAATAAGGTAAAATAATCGATCATAGGCATTTTAATTATTTCTCTTAAAACGCCTCTAGCTACCTAATATTGTGTTAACGATAGTTAAAAAGCGGTGAGATTTAATTTCTTTTCATCCACAAGTTTTCGCAGGTTAATTAAAGCATAACGCATACGGCCCAAAGCCGTGTTAATGCTCACCTCAGTCTGTTCTGCTATTTCCTTAAAACTGAGGCCCATGTAGTGACGCATATAAATTACCTGCTGCTGATCTTCGGGCAACTCTTTAACAAGGTGCTTAACTTCGCTTAAAATTTGAGAATAAACCATCTGATCCTCAATAGTTTCTTCCGAAAATTTCTGAGAATTGAAAATATCAACATCAGAGCTGTCGTTGGAAATTGTACCCTGTTGTTTTTCTTTCCTGAAATGGTCGATAATTAAATTATGTGCTATCCGAAGTACCCAGGAAACAAATTTACCATTCTCAATATACTTACCACGCTTTAACGAGCGTATGACCTTGATAAAAGTATCCTGAAAGATATCTTCTGCAAGATCCTGATTCTTGACAATCAACAA
Proteins encoded in this region:
- a CDS encoding sigma-70 family RNA polymerase sigma factor; translation: MFRLDKLNDNELVQRFIQGDHESLEVLIVRHKSRVYSYILLIVKNQDLAEDIFQDTFIKVIRSLKRGKYIENGKFVSWVLRIAHNLIIDHFRKEKQQGTISNDSSDVDIFNSQKFSEETIEDQMVYSQILSEVKHLVKELPEDQQQVIYMRHYMGLSFKEIAEQTEVSINTALGRMRYALINLRKLVDEKKLNLTAF